The Cohnella abietis genome has a segment encoding these proteins:
- the scpB gene encoding SMC-Scp complex subunit ScpB — MDYSTLKSVLEGLLFVSGDEGISAKTAAEVVETDIEVVKDVLKDLQKELAKKKRGIRIAEVAGGYRMTTVIDHAPYFEKLAYSPTRAALSQAALETLSIIAYRQPITRVEIEEIRGVKADRALHNLVNKDLIEEKGRADALGRPILYGTTKSFLDYFGLANISSLPEPSTSEGDDELEERTKMLFERIEGRQLSMVDMDKELQAESYMDSDMDLDLDLESNSDLETE; from the coding sequence ATGGATTACTCGACATTGAAATCAGTACTTGAGGGATTGCTATTCGTATCCGGTGACGAGGGAATAAGCGCCAAGACGGCTGCGGAAGTGGTTGAGACTGATATCGAAGTCGTCAAGGATGTGCTGAAGGATCTTCAGAAGGAGCTTGCCAAAAAGAAACGCGGCATTCGGATAGCAGAGGTAGCGGGCGGTTATCGTATGACGACAGTAATAGACCATGCTCCTTACTTCGAGAAACTGGCTTATTCTCCTACTCGTGCCGCGCTTTCACAAGCTGCACTAGAGACTCTGTCGATTATCGCCTACAGACAGCCAATTACTCGAGTTGAAATCGAAGAAATTCGCGGGGTCAAGGCCGACAGAGCATTACATAATCTCGTCAATAAAGACTTAATTGAAGAAAAGGGACGCGCGGATGCATTAGGTAGACCTATTCTTTATGGAACGACTAAGTCGTTCCTCGATTATTTCGGTTTAGCGAATATTTCAAGCTTACCTGAACCTTCTACTTCTGAAGGTGACGATGAGCTGGAAGAAAGAACGAAGATGCTCTTCGAACGAATTGAGGGTCGTCAGCTTTCCATGGTTGACATGGATAAGGAGCTTCAAGCGGAATCATATATGGATAGCGATATGGATCTAGATTTAGATTTAGAATCTAATTCTGATCTGGAAACAGAATGA
- a CDS encoding DUF2953 domain-containing protein, with amino-acid sequence MAFWHWIILAVICVGVVGALFSPIRIRVRYSRSGQLDQLVIVIRALYGLYHYQILLPSIVIKGWNVIYRERRAGGLTGNSKRKPTRRKIGKGTVVRYMRAYRALLQSTKNFKIWARHSLKKLECTRWRLDFRVGTGDAASTAVITGLLWAVSGCASGVAGQLVRLNTSPQGQITPNYSGVEFTVVWEADFRIRLGTLLWIIAKLGKDTIRVGKAIRAWRHWLTGPKEA; translated from the coding sequence ATGGCCTTCTGGCATTGGATCATATTGGCGGTTATATGTGTGGGTGTTGTTGGAGCTTTATTTTCCCCTATCCGTATTCGAGTTCGCTATTCGCGCAGCGGTCAATTGGATCAGCTCGTAATTGTCATTAGAGCGCTATACGGCCTTTATCATTATCAGATCCTTCTACCCTCTATTGTGATTAAAGGCTGGAATGTGATCTATCGTGAACGAAGAGCGGGGGGCTTGACTGGCAACAGCAAGCGAAAGCCGACGAGACGGAAAATAGGTAAAGGCACGGTTGTACGTTATATGAGGGCTTACCGAGCCTTATTGCAATCCACAAAGAACTTTAAGATTTGGGCGAGGCATTCGCTGAAAAAATTAGAATGTACCCGCTGGAGATTAGATTTCCGGGTGGGGACGGGAGATGCAGCTTCAACAGCAGTTATAACTGGCTTGCTGTGGGCAGTGTCAGGGTGCGCCTCTGGGGTCGCAGGACAGCTTGTCAGGTTGAATACATCGCCGCAGGGACAAATTACACCTAACTATAGCGGAGTCGAATTTACGGTCGTCTGGGAGGCTGATTTTAGAATCCGTTTGGGAACATTACTATGGATAATAGCAAAGCTGGGAAAAGACACTATTCGAGTTGGCAAAGCTATTCGAGCTTGGCGACACTGGCTAACTGGACCGAAAGAAGCCTAA
- the ytfJ gene encoding GerW family sporulation protein, with protein sequence MAEHPINGLMQTAMENIKDMVDVNTIVGEPVQTPDGSVILPISKVGFGFAAGGSEFTGMNDEASRGQQKQNGHEGQNASVAMPFGGGSGGGVSITPIAFLVVGTQGVKVVPLDSQTHILEKLIDAAPVWVDKLKNAFQRNADTGEAEVHVPSVTSKSSDNLM encoded by the coding sequence TTGGCTGAGCACCCTATTAACGGTCTAATGCAAACCGCCATGGAAAACATTAAGGATATGGTGGACGTTAACACGATTGTTGGTGAACCAGTTCAAACGCCAGATGGCAGTGTCATTTTACCGATTTCTAAAGTCGGATTTGGTTTTGCCGCTGGAGGTAGTGAATTTACTGGTATGAACGATGAAGCTTCGCGGGGACAACAAAAACAAAATGGTCATGAAGGACAAAATGCTTCAGTTGCCATGCCTTTCGGTGGAGGTAGCGGTGGAGGTGTATCGATAACGCCGATTGCTTTCTTGGTCGTAGGCACGCAGGGTGTGAAGGTTGTTCCCTTAGATAGCCAAACACACATCTTGGAAAAATTGATCGATGCAGCTCCAGTGTGGGTGGATAAGCTGAAAAATGCATTCCAAAGAAATGCAGATACAGGGGAAGCTGAGGTTCATGTTCCATCGGTAACCTCCAAATCGTCTGACAATCTTATGTAA
- a CDS encoding D-alanyl-D-alanine carboxypeptidase family protein produces MYINRGKYSLRVIGIGLIVLSTIFLSIHTDTFALQTATAKPKSLPSPPANHARGAALIDVASGRILFSQRGDEPMKIASLTKIMTAIVAIEHGQLDSKVKVSANAAGKEGSSLYLKAGEQITLRDVLYGLMLRSGNDAAVAIAEHVGGSIEGFAYLMNKKAEEIGLTHSHFMNPHGLDQENHYSSANDLAKLAAYALHNPDFKEIVKTKVKSAPNPNEAWDYKWVNKNKMLNMYDGADGVKTGYTKQALRTLVSSATRNGQQLVAVTLNDGNDWLDHKNLLDFGFTYFPLKSVTKAGDPIAGFPYEVSNSFEYPFAEGEREKLEVKLAPLREGTVQYNLGYRGQLKFVLNDELIGAVPIVDDSKQQDKSESISKQTQARVTSHTTFAASLRTAIKALFLQGGS; encoded by the coding sequence ATGTACATCAATAGGGGCAAATACAGCTTGCGTGTGATAGGGATAGGGCTCATTGTTCTCTCTACTATCTTCTTGAGCATCCATACCGACACGTTTGCCTTACAAACAGCTACAGCAAAACCTAAGTCATTGCCGAGTCCGCCTGCTAATCACGCGCGTGGTGCGGCGCTTATTGATGTGGCGTCAGGGCGAATCTTGTTCTCCCAGCGTGGGGATGAACCGATGAAAATTGCCAGCTTAACGAAAATTATGACCGCAATAGTAGCCATTGAGCATGGTCAATTAGATAGCAAAGTAAAGGTTAGCGCCAATGCTGCTGGCAAAGAGGGCTCATCGCTTTATTTGAAGGCTGGGGAGCAAATTACGCTTAGAGATGTGCTTTATGGCTTAATGCTCCGTTCCGGCAATGATGCGGCAGTAGCCATTGCAGAGCATGTAGGGGGATCTATTGAGGGCTTCGCTTATCTTATGAATAAGAAAGCAGAGGAGATTGGCCTTACCCACAGTCATTTTATGAATCCCCATGGATTAGATCAAGAAAATCATTATTCCTCAGCTAATGACTTAGCTAAGCTTGCTGCATATGCCTTACATAATCCTGATTTTAAGGAAATCGTTAAAACAAAGGTGAAGTCGGCCCCCAACCCTAATGAAGCCTGGGACTATAAATGGGTAAACAAAAATAAAATGCTGAACATGTATGATGGGGCTGACGGCGTAAAAACAGGATACACAAAGCAAGCATTGCGTACTCTAGTTAGCTCAGCTACACGAAATGGGCAGCAGCTAGTAGCAGTCACATTAAATGATGGGAACGATTGGCTGGACCATAAGAATTTGCTTGATTTTGGCTTTACCTATTTTCCGCTGAAGAGTGTTACTAAGGCTGGAGATCCTATTGCGGGGTTTCCGTATGAGGTGTCGAATAGCTTTGAATATCCTTTTGCCGAAGGGGAGCGGGAGAAGCTTGAAGTTAAACTTGCACCTTTAAGAGAAGGGACTGTCCAATACAATTTAGGTTATCGGGGGCAATTGAAGTTTGTCTTAAATGACGAGCTTATTGGGGCTGTGCCGATTGTCGACGATTCTAAACAGCAGGATAAATCAGAGAGTATCTCTAAGCAAACGCAGGCAAGAGTTACATCGCATACAACTTTTGCAGCTTCATTGAGAACAGCAATAAAGGCATTGTTTTTGCAAGGGGGGTCTTAG
- a CDS encoding nucleoside recognition domain-containing protein produces the protein MVNWIWMGMIVFSVIFGAANGKMEKVAEAAFGGAQTGVTVCLGLISILVFWMGLMRIAEDAGLIRMISRIMAPVVRRLFPDVPTDHPAMGYILSNMSANLLGLGNAATPMGIKAMQELQKLNVNPTIATPAMCTLLALNTASITLVPTTMIAIRMNFGSLHPADIVAPTLLATLVSTGVAIIVDRWYRKRNKIPPTSHTIDKTGARPPTSLYKPSAPAGGG, from the coding sequence ATGGTGAATTGGATATGGATGGGCATGATCGTCTTTAGTGTCATATTTGGTGCCGCTAACGGGAAGATGGAGAAGGTGGCAGAGGCAGCCTTTGGTGGAGCCCAGACGGGGGTAACCGTATGCTTGGGGTTAATCAGTATTCTTGTTTTCTGGATGGGGCTTATGCGCATTGCAGAGGATGCCGGGCTTATTCGTATGATTTCGAGAATAATGGCACCAGTCGTAAGGAGGCTGTTTCCCGACGTTCCAACCGATCACCCTGCAATGGGATATATCCTTTCCAACATGAGTGCTAATTTACTTGGTCTAGGTAATGCCGCGACGCCAATGGGAATTAAAGCGATGCAGGAGCTACAGAAGCTGAATGTTAATCCGACCATAGCCACACCTGCCATGTGCACTCTACTAGCCTTAAATACGGCAAGCATTACGCTTGTTCCGACGACTATGATAGCGATTCGCATGAATTTCGGATCCCTGCATCCAGCGGATATCGTAGCACCAACATTACTGGCAACACTTGTATCTACTGGGGTAGCGATTATTGTGGACAGATGGTATCGCAAGAGGAACAAAATTCCACCAACGTCACACACTATTGATAAGACCGGAGCTAGACCCCCTACTTCTCTGTACAAGCCCTCAGCTCCAGCTGGGGGAGGCTGA
- a CDS encoding spore maturation protein: MISLIQIISTWTIPVLIAFIPLYASFRKIPVYESFIDGAKDGFQTAIGIIPHLVGMMTAISMFRASGAMEAFVGLLRPLLEGFGVPGEVLPLALLRPITGAGSLAFVTDLIKEHGPDSFVARIASTIQGSTDTTLYVLTVYFGAVGIRNSRYALKVGLFSDFIGFFAAVAACWLMFGLV, encoded by the coding sequence TTGATTTCACTCATTCAAATTATTTCTACATGGACGATACCCGTGCTTATTGCATTTATACCTTTATACGCTTCATTTCGCAAAATACCTGTATACGAATCCTTTATTGATGGAGCCAAAGATGGCTTTCAAACAGCAATCGGTATTATTCCACATTTGGTTGGCATGATGACGGCGATAAGTATGTTTAGAGCCTCAGGAGCGATGGAGGCCTTCGTAGGCCTTCTTCGACCGCTTCTGGAAGGCTTTGGTGTCCCCGGTGAGGTTCTGCCACTTGCTTTGCTTCGGCCCATTACCGGTGCAGGCTCGCTTGCTTTTGTAACAGATCTGATTAAGGAGCATGGGCCCGATTCGTTTGTAGCCCGAATAGCTTCTACCATTCAAGGCAGTACGGATACGACGTTATATGTTTTAACTGTCTATTTTGGAGCTGTTGGTATCCGAAATTCTCGTTATGCGCTTAAAGTAGGTCTATTTTCCGATTTCATTGGGTTCTTTGCTGCGGTTGCTGCTTGCTGGTTGATGTTTGGCTTGGTATGA
- a CDS encoding pseudouridine synthase has protein sequence MEERLQKVLANAGVASRRKCEELITAGKVMVNGEVVSELGVKADPTKDIITVSGKAIKKEAKVYIMFNKPKGVITSVSDPQGRSVVTDYLKEIKERLYPVGRLDYDSEGLLLMTNDGDLAHKLMHPSHHVPKTYHATVERVPHGNALEKLQNGIKLEDGVTAPAEVEYHDIDPEKKFATISITIHEGRNRQVRRMFDAIHHPVTRLKRISFGGLVLGNLQRGKNRRLTAEEVSKLMESVAEVAIVPGTATAETAED, from the coding sequence GTGGAAGAGAGATTACAGAAGGTTCTTGCTAACGCCGGAGTAGCTTCAAGGCGGAAATGCGAGGAGCTTATTACAGCAGGAAAAGTTATGGTAAATGGTGAGGTTGTTTCAGAGCTTGGCGTTAAAGCCGATCCAACCAAAGATATCATTACGGTATCCGGAAAAGCAATTAAGAAAGAAGCTAAGGTTTATATTATGTTTAATAAGCCCAAAGGGGTTATTACTAGCGTATCTGATCCCCAAGGTCGAAGTGTCGTTACCGATTATTTGAAAGAAATCAAGGAACGGCTCTACCCAGTCGGACGTCTGGATTATGATTCAGAAGGATTACTCCTTATGACGAACGACGGCGATTTGGCTCATAAGCTTATGCATCCGAGCCATCACGTTCCCAAAACCTATCATGCAACCGTGGAAAGAGTTCCTCATGGTAACGCACTAGAGAAGCTGCAAAATGGGATTAAGCTGGAGGATGGGGTAACGGCGCCTGCTGAGGTTGAGTATCACGATATCGATCCTGAGAAGAAATTCGCCACCATTTCCATTACGATCCATGAGGGTCGTAACCGCCAAGTGCGTCGTATGTTCGATGCTATTCATCACCCGGTCACCCGTTTGAAAAGAATTTCATTCGGGGGATTGGTTCTGGGCAATCTGCAACGCGGTAAAAATCGCAGGCTTACGGCAGAAGAAGTCAGCAAGCTTATGGAGTCAGTTGCTGAAGTAGCTATTGTACCTGGGACTGCTACAGCAGAAACAGCTGAAGATTAA